gcaggagaatcgcttgaacccgggaggcagaggttgcagtgagtcgagatcacgctattgcactctagtctgggtgacaagagtgaaattccatatcaaggaacaaaaacaaacagaaaaaccccTCCAGTCCTGTATGTGCAACCCACCTGTCCACGTGGTGTCTCAAACATCCCAGTGTGCCCCCACTGGACCCCTGAGTGCACCCCACACTCATTCCTCTTCTGTCAGGGTTCAGAGTCTCAGCAAATGGTAGTTTGCCCATGTGGTCCTCAGGCCTGAGCTGCTCTCtaccaaagcaatctacacataTCCATCCCCTCCTTCCCCCATGCAGTGCAGCCTGTACCTCCAGGACCTGACCCAGgaggagctcagtaaatatttgatcaAGTGACTGATAGCAGCGATAACACTCCACGGGACACGTTCACAAACACCCTCTTCCGCCAGCCCTGTTAGGTAGATATAATTACTAGCactctgcagatgaggaaactgatgcccaGAGAGATGAACAGTTTTGCTTGGGTGTGGGGTTGCACAGCCAGTGAATATGTGGGGCAGTTGAGATTGGAATTTAAGTGTGACTCCCCATCCTGGGTTCTCCCTGGGCAGCTGCCACAGCCAGGGGAACCTCCTTGCCAGGGCATGAATGGAAGAAGGGGGCCAGTTGGACAAGGAGCGATGCCCTGGTGGTGAGGGCCAGCCAGCTGTGTCCGCCGGTAGATTGCCTGGCAGACATCTCCTGACACCCAGCCCCAAGAAGGCTTCCTTGAAACACACAGTGAGGTTCTTGGTTCTTGAGATGTCCTGGGAGCTGAGAGCCCCAGGTTTGGGGCCTGGATCTGGCACCAACTCTCAGTGTAACCACAAGCAGTCCATCCCTTCTTGGGGCTCAGCTGACTTCACTAAAGAGGGAATATGAGTGAGATGCCTAAGATGTGGAAGCAGAGGTCCTAATTCCTGGACAGGGGCAGAAGTGGGTAGTGGCCTCGGCAAACAAATCCCCTATTTGCCTCCTTTAAGCAGGATCCCCCTACCAGGCAGTGTGTGCTGGTGAGGCCCAAGCCTGGGGTCTGACGTCGACACCCCTGTGGGCATTTGGCCAAAGGCAGCCATCTGCCAGAATCTGAGAGCTGCTCTCAGACCTCGCTGGAGAGGGCTACTTGGGGCAGTCTGAGTCGCTCTGGGCAGACTGAGGTCCTTTGCTCCCCAAACGGGGAGAATTAGAGATACTGTTGGCTCCCGGGCACTGGAAGGGAGGAGCACAGACCTCTCAGCACAGGGCTGGGCCAACAAGTTGGGGGTCCCGGCACAGGGGACAACGGAGAAGTGCCAACATTGGGACCCAATTATGTGATACTGGGGCCCAGAGATAGTACAGGTACCTCATACCACGTGGCCCTGGGTGGACAGCAGGAATCCATTGCGGGTGGAGGGAGGCCGGGGCTGCTTGACCTGCGCCCTGAAGCTGGCCAGCGGTTGTGGAAACTGGGGGATATTGAGGGAACGGTACGCCTAGGTCCTCAGCCTCGTAGTGTGGAACCTGGCGATCCCAGGGCCTGGGCTGGCCCCCGGCGTCATGGGACCAGGAAGGCGCGGTGGCGCTGCGGGGAATTGCGGGGAAGAAGGCGGGCTCCGGTGGTGGCGGCTCATCCCCGCACGGTCACTGCCCTTGTCCGCTGTTGGGGTCCGCGGCTGGGAGACTGAAGGCTTCAAGTCGGGCTGGGTAGGGGCACGTGGGCGGGGAAAGGGGTGGTAGATTACCGGTCTTCAGGGGCGGGGCTGGAGATGCAACCTTGGGGAAGGAGTCTACCAGGCTGGGCTCTTGAGGGGCGATGGAGGGCTCCgggggccaggccaggccaggatCATGCAGTTCAAAGGACTGGAGTGAGGTCTGGGGTCCGTGAGAGCGGAGCTCAGAGGATGGGACTGTGGGTCCAGGATTTGGGACCTGGGGCTGGGAAGTCCGAGGCTAGTGGAGACCAGGCCTGGTATCTGAGACGAAAGGGCCCTATAAAAAGGGGGTCTCGTGGGCGGGATCGGGAGCCAGAGAATTGTGAGAGGCGGGGCTAGGATGGCGAAGGCGAGAGGAAAGGGGTAGCCGCCGGCGCGGAGACCTCAATGCGGGGCGTGGTGCGGAAGGGGAACTGGAGCGAGGGGGCGGGGCTACGAGGAGGTGGACTTGGGGGGCTGGGTCTGGGGCCGGAGGATCGTGGGGAGCTGCGCCTATACGCCCGGGCCGGGGGGTTTGCGTCGGGGAAGTGGGGGTCCTGGGGGTTCGCTGGGCAGCCTGGAGAACAGGCGGTCGTGGTGCGGGCGGGGCCGAAAAGACCGAGGACAGTGGGGACCCGGCCTGAGGAGGGGTCGGGAAGGAGGGGTGGGGGCGCGCGGACGCAGATCCCGGGGCGCGGCGGGGCGGTGGCAGGCTCCAGAGTGGGGCGGGCCCAGGTGAGCGAGGTCTCCGCCCGCCGCCCCTCCCGCCGCCCCGGTGCCAGCTGCCCCGCTGGCCCCTCCCTGTACCCGGCGCTGGCTCCGCGGGCCGGGCCGACGGCGGCGGGCGGCGTCTCGGGCCCAGGCCAGGTCGGCTCCGGCTCCATCTTGGTCCGCGGCACCTGGCACCTGTGGCGGCCGCAGGAGCAGCGCTTCCCCCGCCTGTGCGGCCCCGGCGGGCGAGAGGGTGAGAGGCCGGCTCCGCGCGCGCCCGTGGGGGCGGGGGGCGTGGTGGGCGGCACCTCCCCTTTGCTGAGCCCCAGAACCCACTCCTCCCCGCTGCCTGCGCGCAGACCCCCGGCATCCTGGCCCCTGCCCAGCGCCCAGAGCCCCAGGTGGCCGCATCGCACTCCCCGCGCTCCGCCTCTCATTGTCCTGTCCTGTCCCTTCTTCCACGTCTCCTCTGCGCATCCTCCCATTTTCACAAGTCTGTCCGGGACCATGTCTCCTTCGGCCTCCACCCCTGCTGCCAtcgctcctccctctccccttcttccttttcccctccctcagcctcctgcgcCGCCTACCCCGCCCCCAGCCGTGCTGCCCTTTGGCTCCTCCTGCCCCGCATCCTTACCCCGGCCCACAGCCCCATTTGCCTGCAGTCGCTGCCTTTGCTCCTGAGAAGGTCTGTAGCCTCGTTTAGGGTCCGTATTGAGCCCCCTTCTCCCTAAGTCCGGGTGGGCTTTGTGCAGGAGGGGCGGGAGGGGAGCTGTTCTGGGCGAGGCTGCGTGGTGCGGTGCGTTCAGGCCTTTGGCCCCGCAGCAGGGGCGGCCTGTGCTTGGCGTGCAGAGTGCAGCTGGGTAGACGCTGTTACTGCAAACGGGCCTGTGTGTCCCAGGCTGGGGCATGAGTGCTTGTGAGCGTGCAGATAGGGACATACCGGCCGCCTAGGCTGCTTCTAGGCTGGGGCGACCTCTCCACCTAGGTGCCCCCCAAGGAGTGTGGGCAAATCCTCCCCAGGGGAGGAAGCTCCAGGGGCTGTTGGGCGCCTAGGCCTCTTCCTGGTGAGCAGAGCCTCATCCATGGGGCCACTGACCCCACAGTTACCCCAGAACCCTTTTCTGGCACAACTTGTGACCCGGGGCACGTAGCCCTTAAGGCACGTTCATTGTGAAGGGCAGGTTTTGTCTCCTCCAAACCCTCCCTTCAGGAATGCTGCCTGCTGCTTTGCCCAGAGTTGGCCCTGAGTGTTCCTATCAGGCCCCGTTCACTCTGGGGTGGATTAAACCACCTCCTGGAGGGTGCTGTATCCCCACTGTGCACTGGGGggtttgtgctgtgtgcattcctGTCTGGTCCTTGAGAGGTAAGGTCCATATTTTAACATAGAACCAGTTTTCCTGCCTGACCATATAGGTTTGCTTTTCCTGTTTTGGTTTTGCCAGACACATAAGTCATCATCCAAACACTTGCCACTTAACTAGAGGGGActtgggccaggtgctgtggctcatgcctgtaatcccagcactttgggaggccgaggcaggtggatcacgtgaggtcaggagtttgagaccagcctggccaacatggcgaaaaccccatctctactaaaaatacaaaaattagctgggcaccgtggtgctcgcctgtaatcccagctgctgggagacTAAGACaagagaatcatgtgaacccgggaggcagaggttgcagtgagccgagaccgagccattgcactccagcctgggagacagagcgagactctgtctcacaaacaaaCGAACGAACAAAACCAAGAGGGGACTTAGATGGATGCCACAGTGTCGTCTGAGATGGAGCCCACTTGTGGTGGTCTTGGTAGTCCCCTGGGCATATCCCAAAGGCCTGGGCTCCTCTGCTGTGGCAGCATGGTGGGAGCTGGACTCTCTAAGTTGACTCAAAGGTCTCTATGTTTGGACTAGTCTGGAAGTGTCTGAGAACTGGGGGCTTTTACTCAAAATGACATTGGTTGATTGCTACATAGGTGGTTGATCTTCCAGTTGCTGACAGGTGGAACCTGAGGCAGCAGGACAGCCTGGCATTGGCCACGGGACATCGGCCACAACCATAGCAACTTTGGCATCAAATGGGGCAGGAGAGAGAACATTAAGGAATCGTTCAAAGAATACTAGAGGTCTTGGATACTTCTGTATGCCTGTTCTTTATCTTGTCCTAAAAGATCTTCCCAGGATCCCATTAGGGCAAAACCAGAACCTTCTGTGTTGTTATAAAGGCAGGGTGGGTGTGCCATTCTGGGCATTTAAAGTGCAGACTCTAGACTTGTATGCATGCATAGCTTCCTAGGTTAAGATTTCAAATAGGCTTTGGGAAACCTAGTTTGGTGTTAGGGAGACTGGGGACACTGATGGTGACTTGGTCCTAGGATGGGATGAAGGTAGCGAGGATGGGAAGCAAGAGGAGGCTAACCTTTGGGGTGTCTTGATGGCTTTTGTAAAGGGCCTCTCCTTCTCCCAGTACTAATACTTGTTATACCATGAACTTAAGCTGCTCTTGATGGGAGGGGAAAGAGAAGATTATTGTTAACAAACACTGTTGCAGACAGTGCACATGCTGTCACATTTAGTCTTCACAACAACCTACAGGGTGGGATTTACTTCTGTTTTGCagattgaagaaactgaggctcaaagaagttagGGGTCCACCTGTGAGTACATgcacaggaaggggaagagcCCCCATTGGAAGCAGAGCCCTGCCCCTTCCTCCTCACCCCTGGCTCCTTGGGAGGCCCCTCCTCTGGCCCAGTCCACAACACTGTGACAGGCAGCGTGGAAGCGTCTTTCCCCTAGTACTCCCCTCaaagcccttccttccttctgagcTGGGAAGGCCAGGTTGTAGTTAACCAGGCCAATCCATTGGGGTTCTGAATTAGCTACTTTCAGCTGTGTGTTCTTTGACATTTCTGAGCTGCTTCAGGCCTCAGTTTTGTCACCTGCCACTTGTGGAgggggaatggggaagggaaCCAATAGATACATAGCCCACACGGGGGTCTCTGTGTGATGACTAGCCCTGGGTGCTGGGCAGCCCTCTGGTGAGACAGGCACAGGGGGATGCTCATTGCTCATGGCTTCTCAGTGGGTCTTGGTGGGGGTCTGAGGACCTCATTCCACCTGTCTCCTCAGCGGCCAGAGGCTGCTGGCCTGGCTGTTTATGGCCCCCCTCCCTGGGAGGGTGGTGGGGTTTGGCCAGAGGCTGTGTGGATGTCCAGATGGGGCCTCCCTGGGGTCTTGGACCTGCAACTGAGTGGTTGTCTCCCTGCCAGGGCTGGCGGTGACCACGGCTGTCCCAGTCAGGAGGAACACCTCCTACCCTCCTCATTCCTGCAGCCTCAGGAGCTGCTAAGAAGCatgttgggcaggtggggatcCACTCAGTGACTTGTTCCATGGCATGTCATGAGCATGATTGGCAGGGCCAGGCCAGATCAGTAAAAAGGGCGAGAGCTGCGAGGCACAGGCCTGCTCAGTGCTCAAAGGGGAGAGGAGCTCAGATGCCCCccagctgtgtgcccttgggGGTCACTGAGCCTCTCTGAGCTTATGGAATTCTCCTGTCTGTAGAATGGAGATAATGACCGTCTCAAGAGGTTGCTTGCACAGTTACATGAGACAATGTATGCAAAGGATGTGGCTCGGGCCTGCCTGGCCGTCGGCCAGTGATCAGGCCCTGGCAGCTGTTATTATCATACATACAAAGGAGGGCTTTATTGCCCTCCTTTGTTTGTATGTCCATCTTAGAGCTCATTGAGGGCAGGGTCTGGGTCAGAATTCTCTCTTAGCTACTCCTCCTCTTCCTGATCCTCCCAGGGACAAGTCTGGCTTCAGCCCCatgaagcagctgggatgggaCATCCTTACCAGGCTGGGGCTGTGTTCAGAGCTGCGCAGTCCTGTACGGTAGCCATTAGCCTCATGTGGCCAGTTAGATTCAAATAAAACTTAAACATTCAGTGTCTCAGTTGCAGTAGTCCCCTGCCGAGTGCTTGGTACCCACATGCCATTGGTGCCTACCTATTGGACAGCACAGGGTAGAATCTTTCCATCATCGCAGGAAGTTGTGCAGAGCTGGAGTCTCAGGGACTACAGCACCAGTATCATCTTCACTGTGGCTCAACAGCCACCAGCCATCTCCTGAGTGCTGGGCTGCCAAGACATTTGTAATTACACAGAAACCAAGTCCCACAGCCCTTCCCGAATTTCCTCTCGGGTAGCCTCGCTCACCTGGCCGGGGAGGTTGTTTCCTGGCAGTCTTTATCAGCCTAGggtgggagggcagggctgggattgCCCAAATGCAGCTGCTGCCTCCTGTCCCCACCCTGTTTCTCCCACCTCTCCTGCCTGGCAAGGAGTCCCAGAGTGATCTTCCTAATTCACTGCTTTGGCCAGGGCCGCGGTGGCCCAGACACTTTGACCTCACTGCTCCCCTCATATGTTCTGGACACATGGGCTCTTTCCTCCTGCCCACCCTGCTCTCCACCTGAACACCTTCTTACTTCTCTCACTCCAGGCCTGACTTAACGTGGCTggtcctccaggaagccttttctCATCTCCCACCCTACATGAGCTCTCCTGCCTTGGCGGTGCCCTCCCTCAGACCCCATTTTTGGCACTCAGTGTCCTCCTCTGTGGGTGTGTTCTTGTATTTGCTTGTTCTCTTGCTCAGGCACACAGCAGATAATTCTCTGAGTGCCAACGACACATCAGGTCAGTGCTGGGTGTTGGACAGCCAGAGGGTAGCAGGCCACAGGCCAGGCTTTGCCAACTTCAGGCTGGTGGGGATGCTGACAGTTGGCCAAACTGTTCCATGCAGGCCCAATGCTCAGTCAGGGATGAAGGTGCCTGGCTGGAGGGTCAGGAAAGGGGCCCCAGGAAGAGACGTTGAGGTGGAAAGGGCCAGAACTGGCTCTAGGCTGCAGCTGCCAGGTCCAGGGTGGTCTTTATGGCTGGGGGAAGTGACAGCGATGGTAGGGAGGGTGGGGGACAATGAGGATGCAGGTACACTGGGCAAGAGGGGGTTAAATGTCGTGCAGGGTAGGTCTGATTGATGGTACTGGGTGGGCATCTTATCTCACTGCTGTACCGTCCCCAGGGGTACAGAAAGGTCTGAATGAATCCCATGTTCCCTAGCCCTAGAGCTGGGCACGCAGTAGGGGCTCAGGAGATGCTGTGGAATCAATGACCAGATGCTGAATGAGTCCCTCATGGAAAAAGCTGATGTGTGGGGCCTCTCCTTGCCCCTGGAGCTAGAGGTGGGAGTCAGGGAACCCCAGAGACATGCCAGCTCAGCAAGGCTAGGCCAAGGAGGATGAGGGTGGTTGTGGAAGCCCAGAGTGATTCTCAGTGTCCTCTGGTCATCGCTCCCTCGTCCTGTGAACATTCTCTGAGCTCCCACTCCGTACCAAGGAGACCCTGTCCACAGTGAGTTGGATACTGCCAGTCCCAGGAGGAAGTAGCCCAGTGTTGGCCTGTCCAGCTGTGCCCGTTAAGAGGCCATAGTGCTTCCGTGCTGGTTAACTAAGAGCTGTTATCCCACAGCCCCACCCCCTAGGGCTGCAGTTTTGCCCCCAAAGCCCCAGCAGACTtggccctctcccttcccctcccacacAAACCAGCCAGTAAAAAGTCGAGAGCTGATAGAGTGGCGGCCTCCAGGACCCCACCCTAGGGCAGATTCTAACTGCTTGGGACTGATGATGAGATAATTTGCAGTGTCATCCTTGTGTCTAATGTGAGATGACCTTGATTTGAAGTGTCTGGTGTCTTGTCACTGCCTTGCGTATGGTTCTGACCAGTCAGGCAGGCTGGGACTGAAGGTGGCTCCCTGGTGAACCTAGCACTGTGGGAACTCACAGTAGAATCGGCTTAGGTGCTGCCAcccaactcaactccactccctccctttctctctcctgcagGCAGCCATGAGCTCCAGCCGCCCCGAGCCGGGTCCCTGGGCACCCCTGAGCCCCCGCCTTCAGCCCCTGTCCCAGAGCTCTTCCAGCCTGCTGGGTGAAGGCCGGGGACAGAGGCCAGAGCTCCGCAAGACTGCCAGCAGCACCGTGTGGCAGGCCCAGCTGGGTGAGGCCAGcaccagaccccaggccccggaGGAAGAGGGGAACCCGCCTGAGAGCATGGAGCCGGCACGGGCCTCTGGCCCTGAGGCGCGACCCAGTGCTGGAGGCCACTGGCGGAGCAGCACTGTGGGCAATGTGTCCACCATGGGCGGCGGTGACCTGTGTCGCCTGCGGGCCCCTAGTGCTGCTGCTATGCAGAGGAGCCACTCGGACCTGGTCCGTAGCACCCAGATGCGGGGACACAGTGGTGCTCGGAAGGCCAGTCTCAGCTGCTCAGCCCTTGGCAGCAGCCCTGTCCACAGGGCTCAGCTGCAGCTGGGTGGTACTTCTGGCCAGGGTGGCCAGGCCCCTGCAGGCCTGGAAAGGGACCTGGCTCCTGAGGATGGGACTCCTAACTCAGCCTGGATGCTGGGGGCGAGTCAGTTGTCGGTGCCACCACTAGACCTGGGGGACACAACTGCCCACAGCGGCAGTGCCCAGGCTGAGCCCAAAGCTGCCGAACAGCTGGCTACCACCACCTGCCATGCTCTGCCCCCAGCTGCTCTACTCTGTGGCATgaaggaggtggggcctggtggctgCTGCCATGCCCTACCTGCCACAGGGATCCTGGCCTTTCCCAGACTAGTGGCGTCAGTGAGCGAGTCTGGGTTGCAGGCTCAGCATGGGGTGAAGATGCACTGTAGGTTATCTGGGGGGCTCCCTGGGCACTCCCATTGCTGTGCCCACCTTTGGGGTCCCGCCGGGTTAGTCCCAGAGCCTGGCTCTAGGACCAAAGATGTGTGGACCATGACCTCAGGCAATGACTTGGCCCCTGCAGAGGCATCCCCGCTGTCAGCCCAGGATGCTGGTGTGCAGGCGGCCCCAGTGGCGGCCTGCAAGGCTGTGGCCACCAGTCCGTCCCTGGAAGCGCCTGCGGCCCTGCATGTGTTCCCACAGGTAACTGTGGGGTCTAGCCTGGAGGAGGCACCGTCCCCTGTGCGGGATGTGCGATGGGATGCTGAGGGCATGACATGGGAGGTGTACGGAGCTGCGGTGGACCCGGAGGTGCTCGGTGTGGCCATCCAGAAGCACCTGGAGATGCAGTTTGAGCAGCTGCAGCGGGTGCCCGCCAGCGAGGACAGCCTGTCTGTGGAGGGCCGGAGGGGGCCACTGCGGGCTGTCATGCAGTCCCTGCGGCGCCCCAGCTGCTGCGGCTGCTCCAGCGCGGCCCCCGAGTGAGGAGCTGTGGCCCTTGGAGCTGGCCTGGGCCCACTGACTTGGTCCTAGACCTGGGCCAGGGACGGTGGGGGCTCCGTGCCCCCTGGACCCACCGGCAGCTGGGCACATCTCTCACCTGAACATCGGCTGCCTCCAGACCACAGGACTGAAGCCTGGGGCTTCCTGCCTCACGCAGCTGGGCTGTTTTCTTAAGGGCTTGATTTCTAAGGGCCACATCTCTGCACCTTCCGGGCTCTGAACTTTGAGACAGGGCTTTAGCACTGTGCAGAGGGGAGATCCTGagttttctgtaaaaaatgaccTTTTGTTCACTCCACCCTCAGAACTCTGCCATGTTGCCTCGTCAGACTCTTGGTGGCTTTATTTGAAAGCAGTGCTGAGAAATAGTGAATTCTCGACATGAAATGTGAGGCCCCAGTGACAGGGACTGCCCGGGTCTTTAGGGAAGGGGACTGATGTTATCAGAGGCCTCCTGTGTGCCACCTACTGTGCTTGTCCTGTCTTCACCTCTTCATCCTGGTTTACAGATGAAATGACAGACATTTGGCAAGGCTCTAGCCGATGTGCCCCACACTGGACAGCTTGAAGTGGTGGGACTGAGATTCAGAGCCAGGGCTGGCTGAGCCTGGGGTGTTTCCCTGTAGCATGTGCCCGGTCCAGTCAGTGCAGTCATGTATGAGGAGAATTTACTGAGCCCATACTCTGTGCTGGGTTCTGTGGATTCTGTGGTGAATGAGACAGAGGCTCCCCCTGCCCTGGCTGAGCTCATGGTGTGGGTTGGGGATGGCAAGGGAGGGTGCTGACCATTACGGAGGGCTGCCAGGCTTCCAGGGTCATTGTGTCAGAGGCTGGCCTGAGGAAGGGGAGAATGGGTGGCCACCTGCCCGAAAACCAGTTGCAAAGCCTAAAATTGCACTATTTTCACCTCATTCTGTCGGCTGAAGGATTTCTCCCTAGCTGGTGCAGTGTATGGAAGGAGGGAGGGCGGGAATGGAGGGGACAGGGAAGGAGCTTTGCCCTGGCCCTGGGGTAGGGGCTGTGAGGCTGTGGGGGCTCGCTTGCCCACATGACCTGACCTAGGCTAGGCCGTGGGGGCCAGGGGCCTTGGAGAGACAGAAACATGGGGGTTTGGCACAGTCTGACTTCATTGCCCAAAGATTTCTCAAGGCCTGTGAAGAATGGGAGTGGGCTTGTGTTCTTGTCCTGGGTCTTTGTCTTGAAGATCCTAAGCTCCTGGGACACAGCCCCCCAATCCACCCTTGTGAGGGGCCAGAGGGCTAGTGTGGGGTCATGGCCCGTGACCTGGCCTGTTTCTGGAGCCTCTTCTGCACCTAGGAGCCCAGGACCCCCAAAGCGGCGGCTTACTTTTCCCCATCCTCAAGGACCTGGTACTCATTGAGGTGGAAATGACTCTTGCAACAGTTGGTGAATTTGTAAAGCAGGAGTGGCATTTCAACAGGCCACAAGGACAAAGTGAGAAAGGCGTACGTCAGGTCAGATGCCTCCTGAAGCCCAACGATGGGCCATTCTCACCCGTAAACATGCCTTTCCCATATGCATAGGTGCACCCCTTGGGATTCTGGGGCTGTGAGCCCCTTTGTGTATGGTGCCAGGGCAGGCAGCTCACGTTCTGGAGAGTGACACATGGGTATATGCCATCTTCATGCCTGGCTCCCCATGGAGTCTCCAGGAACCCCAGCCTGTTGGGGCCACATGAGAGAGAACAAATGGCTGTGGGTACATGGGGAGGGACCTTTCACACAGGGCCACAGCTAAGTAGGGTCTTGAGGATGCAGGGGTTAGACAGGTGGGTGGAGAGAGGGCAGGACCTGCCCGGCAGATGGAACAGCCTGGTCAGATACTTGGATGTGCCTGTCCTGCACGGGCCATGATGAGTTTCTGCAGTGGCAGCTCATTTGGGGTGTTTGGGAGGTGACCAGGGGTCCCCATTGTGAAGATCCTGAtgtaaatgaggaaaggaactttAGGGGAACTGTGGAAGGGGTTGGGAGGTGGGACCAGATTTCAGTTTAGAAATATCCATTTGGCTTCCAGTGGAGATGTGCCGGGTGACACCAAGGAGAGGCCTGTTTAGGGGCAATGGAGTGGGCAGCTGGGGGCTGGGTtcatacacgtgcacacacgcatacacaggcacacatgtgTGCAGTGGATTCGGGGAGGACGCATTTCAGGATGCTGAGGTTTCCAGTTTGAGCAAGAGGAGGGTGAGGCCACTACCTGGGACAAGGTGAATGGCATGTTCAGCAGGTGCAGAAAGGGCCACATGCCACAGGGTTTGGCTGGGACCAGTGAAACCTACTTCATGAAGAGACTTTCTTCTCTGTCACGTGCAGATTCTCATGCATTCACGCTGGCTGGGTGCCACTCTGTGCTACCTCCATGCTGCCCTGGCTTGCCAGGATGGCAGGGCGGGCTGGGCTCAGCCAAGCTCCCGCTCACCTCATGGTCACTGAGATGAATATTTGCAGAGCGGTGCTGGAATCCAACACCTGTGTCTTGGCTGGGGCCCCAAACCACTCTCCTGGCTAAACCACGATGCTTGTCTCCCTAGCCCGGTTGCACAGCTGCTGCTGACAGGTCTACCTGAAGTGACTGCAGCCTCATTTCTGATTGGAACTGGAGACCCCTCCCAACCCCCCCTTGCTGTGCCCTCTCCTGGGACAGGCCTGATTCCTGCAGTGGTTTAGGGCCCCAGAGCATGGCCAGTGGTTTAGTTTACAGATCTCCTCCCCTTGGACTCTAGATTTCTGGCCAGACTTTCTGGGTCCCTTTCAGGCCCTGCTCTGGGAGGTGTTGGAGTTCACTGTTGATGTGTTTGTTTGGCTTTGAATTCAAAATAGATACAAATTTGGAGGTCAGAGCTTTACCAGACCCCAGCAGAGATGGGGCATCGGTCCTGGCTGGTCTTGTTTATTTTGTCTTGGTAAATTCTGTTCTTTGGAGCATAAACCCTGGAGTCCTAGAGCCCCTTGCCTCAGCAGGAATCCCCCCCCCCGGTCTGCTCCAGGGGCTCCCTGCTTCTGCCCACCTGCTCTCCTTCCGTGGCATTCAGGACCCCCGACAGCTGAAGCCTCTCTTCATGGAGCTCGTCCCCTCTGGGCCTGCCTGTCTTGTGTCCAGGACACAAGACGTGCATCCCTTGTCTGGCCCCGGGCTGCCATCGCTGTCACAAGAAACTGGTAGAGTAGAGCTGGTCTGAGGTCACAGTGCTGGCGGCGGTGGAAAAGCAGGGATGGCCTGTTCCACTGTGATCTTACCTCCTGTGTCACCTGGattgggtctctgtccccctagACATGCTAGATCCTAACTTTACAAGGGCTGAAGGGGTCTTCTACACGCAGGTCCGAACACTTTGGGCTGGGGTTGGCCACCGTAGCTTAGTGGGCTAAAGCTGGAGTTTGAATCTGGATATATAGGATCCACACCTATAgccatgtgatcttgggcaagttacaagCCTTGATcatcttcctcatctgtaagataggGATGACAATGGTGCCTCCTTCACATGCTTGGTGTGGAGATTAAATAGAGTAACCCAAGTAGTGCCTGGAACTGAGTTAGTGCTAAGCACACAGGCTGGTAGTGTTGGGCACCCCTCTCACAGCCACATTCAGGGGCCACCTCTTACCCTGCCAGCTTGGCTGTGATCACAGCCCACATCCCACTTCCTTAAAAGTCCCTTGTTCAGAGCCTCTTTCCAGGTTCCTCGCCCACAGCTTTGT
The Pongo abelii isolate AG06213 chromosome 8, NHGRI_mPonAbe1-v2.0_pri, whole genome shotgun sequence genome window above contains:
- the GPRIN2 gene encoding G protein-regulated inducer of neurite outgrowth 2 isoform X3 — its product is MLNESLMEKADVWGLSLPLELEAAMSSSRPEPGPWAPLSPRLQPLSQSSSSLLGEGRGQRPELRKTASSTVWQAQLGEASTRPQAPEEEGNPPESMEPARASGPEARPSAGGHWRSSTVGNVSTMGGGDLCRLRAPSAAAMQRSHSDLVRSTQMRGHSGARKASLSCSALGSSPVHRAQLQLGGTSGQGGQAPAGLERDLAPEDGTPNSAWMLGASQLSVPPLDLGDTTAHSGSAQAEPKAAEQLATTTCHALPPAALLCGMKEVGPGGCCHALPATGILAFPRLVASVSESGLQAQHGVKMHCRLSGGLPGHSHCCAHLWGPAGLVPEPGSRTKDVWTMTSGNDLAPAEASPLSAQDAGVQAAPVAACKAVATSPSLEAPAALHVFPQVGLQV
- the GPRIN2 gene encoding G protein-regulated inducer of neurite outgrowth 2 isoform X1, with the translated sequence MLNESLMEKADVWGLSLPLELEAAMSSSRPEPGPWAPLSPRLQPLSQSSSSLLGEGRGQRPELRKTASSTVWQAQLGEASTRPQAPEEEGNPPESMEPARASGPEARPSAGGHWRSSTVGNVSTMGGGDLCRLRAPSAAAMQRSHSDLVRSTQMRGHSGARKASLSCSALGSSPVHRAQLQLGGTSGQGGQAPAGLERDLAPEDGTPNSAWMLGASQLSVPPLDLGDTTAHSGSAQAEPKAAEQLATTTCHALPPAALLCGMKEVGPGGCCHALPATGILAFPRLVASVSESGLQAQHGVKMHCRLSGGLPGHSHCCAHLWGPAGLVPEPGSRTKDVWTMTSGNDLAPAEASPLSAQDAGVQAAPVAACKAVATSPSLEAPAALHVFPQVTVGSSLEEAPSPVRDVRWDAEGMTWEVYGAAVDPEVLGVAIQKHLEMQFEQLQRVPASEDSLSVEGRRGPLRAVMQSLRRPSCCGCSSAAPE
- the GPRIN2 gene encoding G protein-regulated inducer of neurite outgrowth 2 isoform X2, giving the protein MSSSRPEPGPWAPLSPRLQPLSQSSSSLLGEGRGQRPELRKTASSTVWQAQLGEASTRPQAPEEEGNPPESMEPARASGPEARPSAGGHWRSSTVGNVSTMGGGDLCRLRAPSAAAMQRSHSDLVRSTQMRGHSGARKASLSCSALGSSPVHRAQLQLGGTSGQGGQAPAGLERDLAPEDGTPNSAWMLGASQLSVPPLDLGDTTAHSGSAQAEPKAAEQLATTTCHALPPAALLCGMKEVGPGGCCHALPATGILAFPRLVASVSESGLQAQHGVKMHCRLSGGLPGHSHCCAHLWGPAGLVPEPGSRTKDVWTMTSGNDLAPAEASPLSAQDAGVQAAPVAACKAVATSPSLEAPAALHVFPQVTVGSSLEEAPSPVRDVRWDAEGMTWEVYGAAVDPEVLGVAIQKHLEMQFEQLQRVPASEDSLSVEGRRGPLRAVMQSLRRPSCCGCSSAAPE
- the GPRIN2 gene encoding G protein-regulated inducer of neurite outgrowth 2 isoform X4 codes for the protein MSSSRPEPGPWAPLSPRLQPLSQSSSSLLGEGRGQRPELRKTASSTVWQAQLGEASTRPQAPEEEGNPPESMEPARASGPEARPSAGGHWRSSTVGNVSTMGGGDLCRLRAPSAAAMQRSHSDLVRSTQMRGHSGARKASLSCSALGSSPVHRAQLQLGGTSGQGGQAPAGLERDLAPEDGTPNSAWMLGASQLSVPPLDLGDTTAHSGSAQAEPKAAEQLATTTCHALPPAALLCGMKEVGPGGCCHALPATGILAFPRLVASVSESGLQAQHGVKMHCRLSGGLPGHSHCCAHLWGPAGLVPEPGSRTKDVWTMTSGNDLAPAEASPLSAQDAGVQAAPVAACKAVATSPSLEAPAALHVFPQVGLQV